From a single Couchioplanes caeruleus genomic region:
- the thpR gene encoding RNA 2',3'-cyclic phosphodiesterase: protein MRLFVAVYPPDGVRRDLRRRLDAAVSGRRVRLTNIEKWHVTLAFLGEVSPDRLPAAERALATVPVPRGRELRIRGGGGFGRRVTWAGVDGELGDVAAAVRAALTEAGLPFDDRPFTPHLTVLYAHDDAVRAALDDYEGPAWQLDRIELVRSDPGGTYTTLWAG, encoded by the coding sequence GTGCGGCTATTTGTGGCGGTCTACCCGCCGGACGGCGTGCGCCGTGACCTGCGCCGGCGACTCGACGCCGCGGTGTCCGGCCGGAGGGTGCGGCTCACGAACATCGAGAAGTGGCACGTCACGCTCGCGTTCCTCGGCGAGGTGTCACCGGACCGCCTGCCCGCGGCCGAACGCGCCCTGGCGACCGTCCCGGTCCCGCGGGGCCGTGAGCTGCGCATCCGCGGCGGTGGTGGTTTCGGCCGGCGGGTGACGTGGGCCGGGGTGGACGGTGAGCTCGGCGATGTCGCGGCCGCGGTCCGCGCGGCATTGACCGAGGCCGGGCTGCCGTTCGACGACCGGCCCTTCACCCCGCACCTGACCGTGCTGTACGCCCATGACGACGCGGTCCGCGCGGCCCTGGACGACTACGAGGGACCGGCCTGGCAGCTGGACCGGATCGAACTGGTCCGCAGCGATCCGGGCGGCACCTACACCACCCTTTGGGCCGGTTAG